The Cyanobacterium stanieri LEGE 03274 region CTAAAGAAACGCTATCGGCAAATCAAACAAGATATTCAACCACTTATTAACGAATTACAAGAAGGAAAATTAATCGGAAATCAAATAACAGGAGTATCCCAAATAATTTATAAAGCAAGGGCAAAAAATAGCGATATTCCTACAGGTAAAAGCGGAGGTTATCGGCTCATTTATCAAGTAGTTTCAGGAGAAATAATTTTATTATTAATTATTTATGCCAAATCAGATCAAAATAATATTAGTGCTTCGGAGATAGAAAAAATTGTTAAAGAAATTAATCAGTAGATAAAATGATTTAGCAATCCTACGAGAAAATGGTAGATCTTTTGATGTAGAAATAATCGATTATCACTAATAATTATGACCACAGAATTAATAAAAAATCCCCATGCAGGAGACATCCTTAAACACGAATTTTTAGACCAATTAAACATCAGTCAAAATGCTCTTGCTCGTGCCATTAACGTGCCTCCTAATCGCATTCATTCCATAGTAAAAGGAGAAAGAAGCATCACCGCTGATACTGATTTACGCCTATGCCGTTTTTTTAGACTTTCCGAAGGTTACTTTTTAAGGCTACAAAATAGTTATCAAATTATGGAAGCAAAACGCAAATTAGGAGAACAATTAACCTTAATTACTCCCTTAACTATTGACTAATAATCATTAATATACCATGAACAATATAGACAAAATATTAGATACTAATATAAAACAAAAAATACT contains the following coding sequences:
- a CDS encoding type II toxin-antitoxin system RelE/ParE family toxin, which codes for MKEIKFTEPFKSRLKKLKKRYRQIKQDIQPLINELQEGKLIGNQITGVSQIIYKARAKNSDIPTGKSGGYRLIYQVVSGEIILLLIIYAKSDQNNISASEIEKIVKEINQ
- a CDS encoding HigA family addiction module antitoxin, which translates into the protein MTTELIKNPHAGDILKHEFLDQLNISQNALARAINVPPNRIHSIVKGERSITADTDLRLCRFFRLSEGYFLRLQNSYQIMEAKRKLGEQLTLITPLTID